The Acipenser ruthenus chromosome 28, fAciRut3.2 maternal haplotype, whole genome shotgun sequence sequence ttattTAACACTAGTGCAGTACTGCTACCTACTGTGTGTAACCATTCCTACCATTTTTGACTTACAGGATATTAATCCTCTGATTGCAAGTGAATATGACTggataatgtatttaattaacaaTTTAGATTATATAAATGGTGCATTCAGATTAacctgtttatgtatttatttaatgcagaTTTGCCATACACTGACAGAAAAGCTTGTTGCTATGACTATGGGTTCAGGAGCTAAAGTCAAGGCTCCAGCTAGTCTCAGTGACATCATCATTGTTGCAAAACGCATCAGTCCACGGTAAGTGTGACTGGACCAGAAGATTGTAATGTCAGCCTTAAACCTGCAGTTTGACACAAGTTTCACTTAGTCAATAAGCAGTGTTGTTTATGGAACTTCTGTTTAACTTATAGGGTGGATGATGTGGTACGCTCAATGTACCCTCCCCTGGACCCCAAACTTCTGGATGCAaggtaatacatacagtacaagcaCTGTTCATTACTAAAGTGGATTCTGATGAAAAGGGAATATATTAAATGTCACTACTCAGCTACCATATAACACAAAGATGGCATTGTATAGAATCACAGATAACATGTGAACAGTATATGTAATGTTTAGTATTGCTCTGTTTATATCATATTATCAGGGCTGTAGCTCATAATACTAAACATACAGACATACTGTCATATAACATCAACTCTTTATTATCACGAGAATGAACACGTGTAAAAAGCTGTCATAATTTCAGAATGGGCCACAGTACTATATAGTGACTGAATTGGAATTGTTTTGTACAGGGCAACAGCACTTCTACTATCGGTCAGTCACCTGGTTTTGGTGACCAGGAATGCTTGTCACATTTCCGGGGGCATGGACTGGATAGACCAGTCTTTGAATGCGGCCGAGGATCACATGACTGTCCTTCGAGAGGCTGCCCTGGCCTCTGAGCCTGAAAGAAACCTGCCAGGAGCTGAAGCATTTCGTCAGGAGCAGTCCTCCATatagagctgtgctcctgactGGGAGAGAAACTACTACAGCGTTACACAGTGCTGTGTTTGTTATATGCTCATAATTCACTGTCTGGttgtgcagttttgttttgttttatttagaagaCAGGGGACTTGTATTTCTTAAGGCTGCTGTGAGATTTCATTTTCTCTGTAGCCTGCACCATTTTAAGTAtatagtatataatatatatagtagtACCTTGGCTTGAACAAGTTAGTGTCGGGAAAGCATGCTCTGGGTTCTTTATTGGCAAAAAGACAAATCTTAAACAAACCCTGCTAAACATGCGTCCAATGAAACTACAATGATCAAACAAGCCCACACAAGGAAGTAAGTAATGATAAAAAGTGTATAATATCTGCTTTGTTAATCGACCTGTTCTGTTCAATAGGGAATTGAAAGCATGTGAAACATTACCAGTTGAACATTGTATGTGAGTATTACACAAATCAATTGGTCTCcactctaattatatatatatatatatacacacacacacacacacacatacagtggaacatcgcatatccgaccgtcattttgtaaatgtcattttctatagatgttcgcaaatctgaCTCTTTAACATATcggcctataccccagtccacagggggttggATATGCAatgttatactgtgtgtgtatatatatatatatatataatcagtttgGTACTTTGATATTTATGTCATGTAAGAGATTTGGTACTACTCTGGTTTACCTTTAAAAACAGGACATCAGGTTGACAAATGGGTTGGTATCTACTAGAAAGACATGCCctaaacatacaaaaaacaccCACATGGAATATTTTGCAATACCGACTTCAACCGATCTAAACTTTCGATCTAACCCTAAAGTCTATTGGTCAGAATCAAACATTTAGTGCTATGCTATGTATAATCCAATTGTGTATTTTTGATAAAGTGCTAGTACATGGGTAACCATGTAAGGCTTTATATACTATTATTATGTAAATTACTTTCTTACCAGTATTAGCAATTTGCATGGTGATACATTATGAAACTACTTCTATTCAATCCCAGTTGTTTAAATCACGTAAATGAAgcatttatttctctttgttaCAAGATCTGGTATGTGGATCAAATCAGTAGCACTTTCGTAAGATTTTGATTTCTTccttattttaattgtataactTTGTTCAAAGGTCTATGTGCAAAGCATGCTCCTTTTAATTTCTTTTGTCAttgataatgctttttttttttttttaattagcacttTTAGCGGTACTTTTTTACGTATTATTCTTTAACCCAAGCATATTTCAAATAATTGAACGTGTTACTGTGTTTATATGTGATAGAAGACATGTCTATTCTGTATTAATGTACCATCAAAACACTGGTCAGTcacttttcattgtttttaaataattggtCTGAGGCGCCCAGAATTAAAGTCTTCTGTCACATGGGGGATTATTTCTAATCCACTCTTAAAGTTGTGTAAACTATAAATGCCAATAGAAAAGTTTAAGCGGCAGGTCATTCGGAATAATTGGAGAAGAAAATGTTTGATTCAGTTATATTCTCAATTtagagtttgcaaaaaaaaaaagaaagaaatccaattTGATATTACTGTGCTACAGTTAAATATAATATTAGTTGTCCAACAATAATGGTTAGCTTGTTTACTAAGGATAATAAAGCTGTTAAATACCATATCCACTTGCCAACATTCCAATACATCTTATCTTGCTGTAAATGCACGGAAAACAATGACCTGATCCTACATGACAGTTCTTATAAAATACAGTGTAAAACTGTTTATAATATATGTTATTTCAGTATGcaggtgtaacaggcagtgttgtgtgatacagtgCCGTTACCAGTTCTCTCCagccccctgtcggtgagatgagatgaggttaaaaggtcTTAAACCGCGGATGCAAGCAAGCCCAGCTCTTGCACTGTGGTTTGGATGCTCGCTTGCGGGGTGTGTGTGATCAGcggttcgcacccagcctctgccctgttacacggGCTTCTCACTTGATTTATTACACATGTTTACTCTTTCTCTGACTGTACATGTATCTGTTGCAAGAGCCTTCTAAAGAAACATTCAAGATGTTTACTCTTTTTgaaacattaacagttttattctCCTTTGTTAAATTTGCACTGTAGCAAAAAATCCCATTATTTGAAGGTTGCTGTGAACTTTCCCCAAAGAATTCCACATGCACCTAACAACCACCAAATTACACTGAAagaaaaaatactgtactgcagaacattattttcaattacaatcatatttattattaaaaaaattgctgtAATGTTTCAGGTATGTATTCAATATAGTACTTGCGCTGTTTATTTACAGTAATTTGTGTATTTTGATGATGTAAACATGTACTATTGTTACTGAAATTCACCTTGaatgttatattttgttttgcaATAGGTTTGAGAAGGTAAATACAATAGCTTATCAGCACATGGGTTCAGAGTTTTTTATTACAGAGACTAAACAAGAAAAAATCCTTTGCTATCGATGCTCTGTATTGAAacaatatataccgagcatcaaaagaaacttatcactattataacacatttacatacacagaaataaggtatagaaatgatggacattgactaaatgtttttggtttctttttaatcactcgatcattcatccttgaccatgacaggcttcagtgactatgactgaaacacatgcacttaatcacctaattagtgagacagttgattggacactggatatggagtgatttcagctgttgaactgcaagcttgaataaaagcaataaagaaaatcacagaaaaaaaaccaatagcccacatctgtcaagagagcagcgtcttcgtgcaattggcatgttggaggctggactagggtaGCGTACtgtcgccgtcttgggtgctcacagccagcaatttcataCCTGTCGagactctgtcaatgacaggccacgaactgggagaccaagagtcacaacacctgcctaacagatcgacagatcattttgcagcatcttcgtgatgccAATTGTTAGTCAGCACAATACAATGTCACTGCACCTGcgctaaaacagagtttgtcat is a genomic window containing:
- the tmem98 gene encoding transmembrane protein 98 — its product is METVVIVAISVLATIFLASFVALVVVCRQRYCRPSHLLQPFDSKPTVDLIGAMETQSEPSELELDDVVITNPHIEAILENEDWIEDASGLVSHCIAILKICHTLTEKLVAMTMGSGAKVKAPASLSDIIIVAKRISPRVDDVVRSMYPPLDPKLLDARATALLLSVSHLVLVTRNACHISGGMDWIDQSLNAAEDHMTVLREAALASEPERNLPGAEAFRQEQSSI